Proteins encoded in a region of the Micromonas commoda chromosome 10, complete sequence genome:
- a CDS encoding predicted protein encodes DAWVARGVLTPGECDAIRAAADARGYSHATSRGARYGEADRDHGRASYDDAALADAIWERTGLGEALVPILGPSGDSSPAGLNPALRVYRYAVGEVFGAHYDESTDVAAGGHTEFTFLLYLTGGVVGGETAFYRHALLARDDAKETFRVAPELGKALVFRHGTRCPPHASLAVERGTKVVLRSDVVY; translated from the coding sequence GACGCCTGGGTAGCGCGAGGGGTGCTGACGCCCGGGGAGTGCGACGCGatacgcgccgccgccgacgcgcgcgggtacAGCCACGCGACGAGCAGGGGCGCGCGATACGGCGAAGCGGACAGGGACCACGGCAGGGCCAGctacgacgacgccgcgctcgccgacgccatctgGGAACGCACCGGGCTGGGAGAGGCGCTGGTGCCCATCTTGGGACCATCGGGCGACTCGTCCCCTGCCGGTCTAAACCCCGCGCTGAGGGTGTACAGgtacgccgtcggcgaggtgtTCGGCGCGCATTACGACGAATccaccgacgtcgcggccgggGGACACACCGAGTTCACCTTCCTCCTCTACCTCACCGGAGGCGTGGTTGGCGGCGAGACGGCGTTTTATCGTcacgcgctcctcgctcgcgacgacgccaaggagaCGTTCAGGGTGGCGCCCGAGTTGGGCAAGGCGCTGGTGTTTCGGCACGGCACACGGTGcccgccgcacgcgtcgctcgcggtggagagGGGAACTAAGGTCGTCCTCCGCTCCGACGTCGTGtac
- a CDS encoding predicted protein: MSLCARGLVGSALRALPRRPVRSSRDATPLGTSGGRRRARAFRGVVSAASPGDAAPASTRAVAPPWKDEVLESHSLLGNVCFVLCGPQGPQNVGSVARVMQNFGIYDLRITDPGPFVLAGGGTRDEDATPADGASSSGGINSGAALGPDGLGSDLPEALRPTRIDSGGNPADDPASPAPPLCDEAYRFACAADWLLADAKRCDTALEAISDCTFVMATTARPRGNVPLVTARVAAEMLAKEAKRGKVAVLFGNERTGLTNEELAQAHACVAIPTAGQGTLCRRSLKYTGGTGPTSLNLSQAVGVLAYEMFMAADAANGVGTRGDGDGDGDGDGECAPKGVNAGRIDLPASQLMTVGEKNTLLNELLAARRSLDVLPNEEADDDASSYSTAADDDDDLDVREERGIERVLNSSPLARRDAAALFQLARRVRAAAKEGDAAGAGGAGGSSSGLLDAAVLRAVAEVEGTPTVRKARAKIRERLGVSLTNREIARAIRRAAAGATPASSE, encoded by the coding sequence ATGTCGCTCTGCGCCCGAGGCCTCGTCGGGAGCGCGCTCCGagcgctcccgcgccgccccgtgAGAAgctcccgcgacgcgacgccgctcggaacgagcggcggtcggcggcgtgcccgcGCCTTCAggggcgtcgtctccgcggcgtctcccggcgacgcggcacccgcgtcgacccgcgccgtGGCGCCCCCGTGGAAggacgaggtgctcgagtCGCACTCGCTGCTCGGTAACGTGTGCTTCGTGCTGTGCGGGCCGCAGGGCCCTCAGAAcgtcggctccgtcgcgcgcgtcatgCAAAACTTCGGCATCTACGACCTGCGCATCACCGATCCCGGCCCGTTCGTCctggccggcggcgggacccgggacgaggacgcgacccccgccgacggcgcgagcaGCTCCGGCGGGATTAacagcggcgccgccctcggacCCGACGGCCTCGGCTCCGATCTCCCGGAGGCGCTCCGACCGACCCGAATCGATTCCGGCGGAAATCCCGCGGATgatcccgcgtcgcccgcgccgcccctctGCGACGAGGCCTATCGcttcgcgtgcgccgcggactgGCTCCTCGCCGATGCCAAGCGATGCGacaccgcgctcgaggccatCTCCGACTGCACCTTCGTCATGGCCACCACCGCCAGGCCGCGGGGGAACGTGCCgctggtcaccgcgcgcgtcgccgcggagatgctGGCGAAGGAGGCCAAGCGGGGCAAGGTGGCGGTGCTCTTCGGCAACGAGCGCACGGGATTGACcaacgaggagctcgcgcaggcgcacgcgtgcgtcgccatACCCACCGCGGGGCAGGGCACGCTGTGCAGGCGGAGCCTCAAGTACACGGGGGGAACGGGTCCGACGAGTCTGAACCTGTCGCAAGCCGTCGGCGTGCTCGCGTACGAGATGTTCatggcggcggatgcggcgaaCGGGGTCGGCACCCgaggggacggggacggggacggggacggggacggggagtgCGCACCCAAAGGGGTCAACGCGGGGCGCATCGACCTCCCGGCCTCGCAGCTCATGACCGTCGGGGAGAAGAACACGTTACTCAACGAGCtactcgccgcgaggcgatcGCTCGACGTGCTCCCAAACGAagaagccgacgacgacgcgagctcctactccaccgccgccgacgacgacgatgacctGGACGTGAGGGAGGAGAGGGGGATCGAGCGGGTGCTCAACTCGTCACCGCTCGCGAGgagagacgccgccgcgctgttccagctcgcgcgacgggttagggcggcggcgaaggagggcgacgcggcgggggcggggggagCGGGTGGTTCATCGTCGGGGCtgttggacgccgccgtgctgcgggcggtggcggaggttGAAGGCACGCCGACGGTGCgaaaggcgcgcgcgaagattCGGGAGAGACTCGGGGTGTCGCTGACGAACAGGGAGATCGCGCGAGCGATACgcagggccgcggcgggcgcgacgccggcctCTTCGGAGTAG
- a CDS encoding predicted protein — MSGRVAKDRDVRVKGSNPAWLDRDREDRGGGGSKVAAKVKRYRAGQAPAWAPGDDDGNESDGEEEELGAFAAGPGRRAPARAVVVKPARGGAGGAEPGERKVAAPVVIRARPAERTKEEEEIAAENDRRRAEMRARALAQQQEEEEMPYESEDDSFGAGMEPDPPPAFDGGVQRAAPRPKSGIEDEEEEEDEEGSSSWETDTDASDSDEPTGRKMIKPVFVPKRERDTVAERERVEAEIDAEWDGRARQREIRVNESRQLAQIEVDRENQIEEAEANAEVSDVDTSDEADPEGDYQKWVIREMERMRVYEEQREQWEKEQEELAMLRAMPEDEKEEWLRKNRPELYAPKAEKERKKMNFMQKYYHKGAFFQEAPDDPFGTAGTDDIYKRDFSVATGEDKVDKSALPKAMQVRKDKFGKVGQTKWTHLSAEDTTYAGRDKGEFNAWADKNNPNLRKLEKKRAGMKGFEVKKHLE; from the coding sequence ATGAGCGGGAGGGTCGCCAAGGACAGAGACGTCCGCGTCAAGGGCTCGAACCCCGCGTGgctcgaccgcgaccgcgaggaccgcggcggcggagggtccAAGGTCGCCGCCAAGGTCAAGCGGTACAGGGCTGGGCAGGCCCCCGCGTGggcgcccggcgacgacgatgggaaCGAGtccgacggggaggaggaggaactcggcgcgttcgcggctgggccggggcgacgcgcccccgcccgcgcggtggtggtcaagcccgcgcgcggcggcgccggcggggcggaACCCGGCGAGAGgaaggtcgccgcgccggtggtgatccgcgcgaggcccgcggagAGGAcaaaggaggaggaggagatcgccgcggagaacgacaggcgacgcgcggagatgcgcgcgagggctctcgcgcagcagcaggaggaggaggagatgccGTACGAGTCCGAGGACGATTCCTTCGGCGCGGGTATGGAACCCGACCCTccgcccgcgttcgacggcggagtccagcgcgcggcgccccgaccAAAGTCAGGCATCGAAGatgaagaagaagaagaagatgaAGAAGGGAGCTCGTCGTGGGAAACCGACACCGACGCCTCGGACAGCGACGAACCGACGGGGCGCAAGATGATCAAGCCCGTGTTCGTCCCCAAGCGGGAGCGCGACAcggtcgccgagcgcgaacgcgtggAGGCGGAGATTGACGCCGAGTGGGACGGCCGCGCCAGGCAACGGGAGATTCGAGTGAACGAGTCGCGACAGCTGGCGCAGATCGAGGTGGACCGTGAGAATcagatcgaggaggcggaggcgaacgcggaggTGAGCGACGTGGACACcagcgacgaggcggacccgGAGGGAGACTACCAGAAGTGGGTGATTCGCGAGATGGAGCGCATGCGCGTGTACGAGGAACAGCGGGAGCAGTGGGAGAAGGAGCAGGAGGAGCTGGCGATGCTGCGGGCGATGCcggaggacgagaaggaggagtGGCTCCGCAAGAACCGCCCGGAGCTCTACGCCcccaaggcggagaaggagcgcaAGAAGATGAACTTCATGCAGAAGTACTACCACAAGGGTGCGTTTTTCCAGGAGGCGCCCGACGATCCCTTCGGCACGGCGGGCACCGACGACATCTACAAGCGCGACTTctccgtcgccaccggcgaggacAAGGTGGACAAGAGCGCCCTGCCCAAGGCGATGCAGGTGCGCAAGGACAAGTTCGGTAAGGTTGGTCAGACGAAGTGGACCCACCTCAGCGCCGAGGACACCACCTACGCGGGCCGCGACAAGGGCGAGTTCAACGCGTGGGCGGACAAGAACAACCCGAACCTGCGAAAGCTGGAGAAGAAGCGCGCGGGGATGAAGGGATTCGAGGTGAAGAAGCACCTCGAGTAG